A genomic stretch from Chryseobacterium sp. SNU WT5 includes:
- the dacB gene encoding D-alanyl-D-alanine carboxypeptidase/D-alanyl-D-alanine-endopeptidase — MKKLVPIFLLISQFYLTQNVAQNLDAATKKLLSSSSAYAANLSMYVSDEDGNFVYESNGNNGLSTASTQKIFTAAAALETLGKDFQYVTTANYSGTISAGNLNGDLFIYSTGDPTLGSWRYSGYKPEDFKQKLIAALKENNIAKISGDLIIDDSYFDFQTVPGGWPWNDMGNYYGAGVWSVNWRENQFDIQMTGGSIKGFNVNLPKVKWVNDIKTGGNSDQSLIYTAPHSDVAYINGVLPNKTITVSGSTPNPPLTLGDEITTWLKEAGIAFNGKISSTSQQKIDGEKENFAPKNNQILEYKSPTLDKIIFWFMRKSINMYGETLIKTLGKEKKNRGSFEAGISYLKDFWTKRGINPAMINFADGSGLSPQNYVAARAEVQSLLWSKKQPWFNEFYDGFPTQGNGMKLKSGTMKDTKSYAGYHTSKSGKKYVVAIIINNYQGGNVSNALYEVLNTLK; from the coding sequence ATGAAAAAGCTGGTTCCGATCTTTCTGCTGATTTCTCAATTCTATCTTACCCAAAATGTAGCGCAGAACTTAGATGCTGCAACCAAGAAATTATTAAGTTCATCTTCTGCTTATGCAGCAAACTTATCTATGTATGTTTCAGATGAAGATGGAAATTTTGTTTATGAATCCAACGGAAATAATGGTCTCTCAACTGCATCAACACAAAAAATATTCACTGCGGCAGCTGCTTTAGAGACTCTAGGAAAGGATTTTCAGTATGTCACAACGGCTAATTATTCGGGAACCATTTCAGCCGGTAATTTAAATGGTGATCTTTTTATTTATTCTACCGGAGATCCTACGTTGGGAAGCTGGCGGTACAGCGGTTATAAACCAGAAGATTTTAAACAGAAATTAATTGCTGCTTTAAAAGAAAACAATATTGCCAAAATTTCAGGAGATCTTATTATCGATGATTCTTATTTTGATTTTCAAACCGTTCCTGGTGGATGGCCTTGGAATGACATGGGAAACTATTACGGTGCCGGAGTTTGGAGTGTAAACTGGAGGGAAAATCAATTCGATATTCAGATGACTGGCGGAAGTATTAAGGGATTTAATGTGAATTTACCGAAAGTTAAATGGGTCAATGACATCAAAACTGGTGGGAATTCTGATCAAAGCTTAATCTATACAGCACCACATTCGGATGTTGCTTATATCAATGGGGTTTTACCTAACAAAACAATAACTGTTTCTGGATCTACTCCAAATCCGCCTTTAACTTTAGGAGATGAAATCACCACTTGGTTAAAAGAAGCTGGAATAGCATTTAATGGAAAAATATCTTCCACATCTCAGCAAAAAATTGATGGAGAGAAAGAAAATTTTGCACCGAAGAATAATCAGATTTTAGAATATAAATCACCGACTTTGGATAAAATTATCTTTTGGTTTATGCGTAAAAGCATCAATATGTATGGTGAAACTTTAATTAAAACTTTGGGAAAGGAAAAGAAAAATAGAGGAAGTTTTGAGGCGGGTATTTCTTATTTAAAAGATTTTTGGACCAAAAGAGGAATCAATCCTGCGATGATCAACTTTGCAGATGGGAGTGGTTTGTCTCCGCAGAATTATGTTGCTGCACGTGCAGAAGTGCAGTCGCTTCTCTGGAGCAAAAAACAACCGTGGTTTAATGAGTTTTATGACGGTTTCCCGACCCAAGGAAATGGGATGAAACTGAAAAGTGGCACTATGAAGGATACTAAATCATATGCAGGTTATCACACATCCAAAAGCGGAAAGAAATATGTTGTTGCTATCATCATAAATAATTATCAGGGTGGGAACGTAAGTAACGCTTTGTATGAAGTGCTAAACACTCTTAAATAA